A genomic segment from Spinacia oleracea cultivar Varoflay chromosome 3, BTI_SOV_V1, whole genome shotgun sequence encodes:
- the LOC110804658 gene encoding nicotinamidase 1 codes for MVSSSSKTIDRLQKELPVKQDTLLLPDNNSTGLVLVDLVNGFCTVGAGNLAPKVPNGQIAQMVDEATKLARVFCDKKWPVFAFLDSHDPDVPEPPYPPHCFAGTSESKFIPELEWLEGEANVTMRLKDCIDGFLGSMEEDGSNVFVNWVKSNEIKAVLVVGICTDVCVFDFVSSALSARNRGILTPLQDVIVYSQACATYDLPLHVAETIKDTIAHPQDLMHHIGLYMAQGRGAKVVSKVSFTTQL; via the exons atggtgtcatcatcatcaaaaacCATTGATCGACTTCAGAAGGAACTTCCTGTGAAACAGGATACTCTGCTTTTGCCCGACAACAACTCCACCGGCCTTGTCCTTGTCGACCTCGTCAATGGATTCTGCACTGTCGGAGCCGGAAACCTC gctccaaaagtgccgaatgGGCAAATTGCGCAAATGGTGGATGAAGCGACGAAATTAGCTAGGGTTTTTTGCGACAAAAAATGGCCAGTTTTCGCGTTCCTTGATTCTCATGATCCTGATGTTCCTGAACCTCCTTACCCCCCTCATTGTTTTGCCGGCACTTCTGAATCCAAATTTATTCCAG AATTGGAATGGTTGGAAGGTGAAGCTAATGTAACAATGAGGCTCAAAGATTGCATTGACGGATTCCTTGGTTCAATGGAGGAAGATGGATCCAATGTGTTTGTTAATTGGGTGAAATCAAACGAGATTAAAGCT GTATTGGTTGTAGGTATATGTACAGATGTGTGCGTGTTCGATTTCGTATCCTCTGCACTTTCTGCCAGGAACCGGGGCATACTTACTCCTCTACAAGATGTGATTGTGTACTCTCAAGCCTGTGCCACATATGACCTTCCACTGCATGTTGCAGAAACCATCAAAGATACAATAGCACATCCGCAG GATTTGATGCATCATATAGGCCTGTATATGGCTCAGGGAAGAGGAGCCAAAGTGGTATCAAAGGTGTCCTTCACTACACAGCTGTGA
- the LOC110804662 gene encoding protein ecdysoneless homolog, translating into MEESHPHFENFDDPFSTKHSRLPDDTVFYSIYPDFSLSSTSSAAVSDHLQSLHLQILTTLSPLTADYIWQHEPFSLSLSAADELPHLHGKLRYGDNLDDEWFVVFLLFHLSLSFPSLSIRVWDSDGEFLLIEAAFHLPRWINPENSANRVFIRKNEVHIIPKKKFPSLPSLKDALKLLTEHSELTRASDSVQSAIKGRISDYPERARRNVHRVRVRVPVSVAQVLRHEPCLISLAVEGFYDRDIDTMKYAANMEKFLPKGREEELVLVSLKTSRAMYAQLLQQKFQAPKCYPMPPMPPRTDQTTYMEAELGMKIACGFEMMYQHRKREGKEGKGSTWEAFRESLERSGYFQGLLPGSKEHKRLMEKAEEYYTKSSLHYKASEMLSAPVKRIDEILSSSHSPEDFKDQEVPLSDNDSWLYGGEEELKSVLEERQREMENYEQRQKRKQKGKDKVNDDDSSNQNKNDFDLGDVAKSMKSFVQKVSSYQGAEVPEDRDLTDVEFDMDRFMKELESATRAPGGKDGGSDVDAEEGSSSDMDFDESEEEDESDMEESEEHSEDKQKNFMNAYTEVLNEELKSTTLKKSFVRATDQSPKEDKGAPNVTEEDMDEELTPVDVDLNLVKSLLESFSSQQGLPGPASNLLGLMGKQLPHDDAGEGKGKDR; encoded by the exons ATGGAGGAATCACACCCCCATTTCGAAAACTTCGACGACCCTTTCTCTACCAAACATTCCCGTCTACCAGACGACACCGTATTCTACTCCATCTACCCcgacttttctctctcctcaacctcTTCAGCCGCCGTCTCCGACCACCTCCAATCTCTGCACCTCCAAATCCTcaccactctctctcctctcaccgCCGACTACATTTGGCAACATGAACCtttctccctttctctctccgcCGCAGACGAACTCCCTCACCTCCACGGCAAGCTTAGATATGGCGACAATCTGGACGATGAATGGTTCGTCGTCTTCCTCCTCTtccatctttctctctcctttccttcTCTATCTATCCGTGTTTGGGACTCCGACGGTGAGTTTCTTCTCATTGAAGCCGCCTTTCACCTCCCTCGCTGGATCAATCCCGAAAATTCCGCTAATCGCGTTTTTATTCGAAAAAATGAGGTTCATATTATCCCTAAAAAGAAGTTTCCCTCTCTCCCTTCTTTGAAAGATGCACTCAAGTTGTTAACTGAGCATTCCGAGCTTACTAGAGCTTCGGATTCAGTTCAATCGGCGATTAAGGGTCGGATTTCGGATTATCCCGAGAGAGCGCGGCGAAATGTTCATCGtgttagggttagggttccGGTTTCAGTTGCTCAG gtgttgaggcatgAGCCCTGTCTAATATCCTTGGCGGTTGAGGGGTTTTATGATCGTGATATTGATACCATGAAATATGCGGCAAACATGGAGAAGTTTTTGCCTAAGGGGCGTGAGGAGGAGCTGGTGCTGGTATCTCTGAAAACGTCCAGGGCAATGTATGCTCAATTGTTGCAGCAGAAGTTTCAGGCTCCTAAATGTTATCCAATGCCACCAATGCCACCCAGGACAGATCAGACTACATACATGGAGGCTGAGCTGGGGATGAAGATTGCTTGTGGGTTTGAGATGATGTATCAGCATAGGAAGAGAGAGGGAAAGGAAGGGAAAGGAAGTACTTGGGAGGCATTTAGGGAGAGCTTGGAGAGGAGTGGGTATTTTCAGGGACTGCTTCCAGGATCTAAAGAGCACAAGAGGTTGATGGAGAAGGCGGAGGAATACTACACAAAAAGTTCCTTGCATTATAAGGCCAG CGAAATGCTAAGTGCTCCAGTGAAGCGCATAGACGAGATTCTGTCTTCATCACACTCCCCAGAGGATTTCAAGGATCAAGAAGTGCCTTTGTCTGATAAtgattcttggctttatggcgGGGAAGAAGAGTTGAAATCTGTTCTTGAGGAGAGACAAAGGGAGATGGAAAATTACGAGCAACGCCAGAAAAGGAAACAGAAAGGAAAAGATAAGGTCAATGATGATGATTCATCCAACCAAAATAAGAATGATTTTGATTTAGGGGATGTAGCAAAGTCCATGAAGTCATTTGTACAAAAAGTATCAAGTTATCAAGGAGCAGAAGTACCTGAAGACAG GGACCTAACTGATGTGGAATTTGACATGGACCGCTTCATGAAAGAGCTTGAATCCGCAACAAGGGCTCCTGGTGGCAAAGACGGTGGTAGTGATGTTGATGCCGAGGAGGGATCTTCCTCTGACATGGATTTCG ATGAGTCTGAGGAAGAGGACGAGAGTGATATGGAAGAATCTGAGGAGCATAGTGAAGATAAGCAGAAGAATTTTATGAATGCTTATACAGAGGTTCTTAACGAAGAGCTGAAAAGCACCACTCTTAAGAAaagctttgtgcgtgcaactgaTCAATCTCCAAAGGAAGATAAG GGCGCGCCAAATGTtacagaagaagacatggacgAAGAGTTAACTCCGGTGGATGTAGATCTGAACCTTGTGAAGAGCTTGCTCGAATCGTTTTCTTCTCAGCAAGGTCTCCCTGGTCCTGCTTCCAACTTGCTTGGTCTTATGGGAAAGCAACTCCCTCATGACGATGCTGGTGAAGGCAAAGGCAAAGACCGATGA
- the LOC110804659 gene encoding protein NETWORKED 2D: MLQRAASNAYSWWYASHVRTKQSKWLEQSLQDMGEKVDVVLKLIEEDGDSFAKRAEMYYKKRPELISFVEESYRAYRSLAERYDHLSKELQNANTTLASAFPDQYQLPMDDDDDYSSSKIPRKFQDRVSNPNIPQAPSKFPSKNIKAIIALTSKLKNSAPARNMPKSGANANRFPKSGLTITEAINEIDKLQKQILTLQTEKEFAKSSYENGYAKYWEIEEQISATQEKVSKLQDEFEVAQVIEDDEARTLMAEAAIKSCNDTLTRLQEKQERTAVEAKEEHQRIKDARDKLKSLKGEFLGNQTDASENRNPLKAEEDRASIDDEAAAGFREDKTSLDNEAAGGFKESKDLEIIREKIKEHFDVGETAPLTVLEMAEKIDELVNKVINLESSMSSQTALIHRLRSETDELQSQIKSLEDDKANLIAGKTTLSDKLRSETDELQSQIKILENDKANLIAGKTSLSDKLRSETDELQLQIKNLEDDKANLIAGKTTLSDKLGQMENKLRGLQDLNGRFDDQNNSLESHFTETRSHLDIISKSHEVKPDEGEGEESIKSIESKESTENLNVEKESSNISTSNLTQDGEQVGKTGILETKDESSVSSKTDDIQQKESNPSTIHSDQPQETSNKEEEVEINAQATQMQQPAIQPTDSPSTPQGVEPRELVSMPKDEPNEPLLEQPSEEIRKEEDEPDWHKLFTTGLEGKEKVLLAEYTVTLRNYKEIKKKLCEVEKKNEHNFSEMKSSLATKDEEIYSLRQKLSVLQRRLEEHNSSKGKYVEPAEEPSPLFEDEDDIKVIVRSEEQEISPVEQKLRTEMDQILEENLDFWMRFSASFGQIQKFQNGVQDLQDELAKLEKKHEKKEGSSHGDIHSSLKSEVRPIYKHLREIQTELTVWLEQSESLKEELQRRFSQLCHIQEEIKHALSDGAEDDDMKFTSFQAAKFQGEVANMQQENNKVADELQAGMDYITSLQLEIERTITRLNEELGFSTSRNPSGNERSGNRARVPLRSFIFGVKPQKKKQSIFSCMHPGMMNRRYHHLRADKSP; encoded by the exons ATGTTGCAGAGGGCAGCAAGCAATGCATATTCTTGGTGGTATGCAAGTCATGTTAGGACTAAACAATCCAAATGGCTGGAACAAAGCCTTCAAG ATATGGGAGAAAAGGTGGATGTTGTGCTTAAACTCATTGAAGAAGATGGAGACTCTTTTGCTAAGAGAGCGGAAATGTACTACAAAAAACGGCCAGAGTTGATAAGCTTTGTGGAGGAATCCTACCGAGCTTACAGATCCTTAGCAGAAAGATATGACCACCTTTCGAAAGAGCTACAGAATGCAAACACCACACTCGCGTCTGCATTCCCAGATCAGTACCAATTACctatggatgatgatgatgattatagTTCCTCAAAAATCCCTAGGAAATTCCAAGACAGAGTATCCAACCCAAACATCCCACAAGCACCATCAAAATTCCCTTCCAAAAATATTAAGGCTATCATTGCATTAACATCCAAGTTGAAGAACTCTGCTCCTGCTAGGAATATGCCTAAATCAGGAGCTAATGCCAACAGATTTCCGAAATCTGGTCTCACAATAACTGAAGCCATTAACGAGATTGACAAGCTTCAGAAGCAGATTCTGACTCTTCAAACAGAGAAGGAATTTGCAAAGAGTTCTTATGAAAACGGGTATGCTAAATACTGGGAAATTGAGGAGCAGATAAGTGCAACACAGGAAAAAGTCTCAAAGTTACAAGATGAATTTGAAGTAGCTCAAGTTATCGAGGATGATGAAGCTCGGACTTTAATGGCTGAAGCGGCTATTAAATCATGTAACGACACCTTGACTCGGCTGCAGGAAAAGCAGGAGAGGACTGCAGTTGAAGCAAAAGAAGAGCACCAGAGGATTAAGGATGCTCGTGACAAGTTAAAGTCTCTCAAGGGTGAGTTCCTTGGAAACCAAACTGATGCTTCTGAAAACAGAAATCCCTTGAAAGCAGAAGAAGACCGGGCTAGCATTGATGATGAAGCAGCAGCTGGTTTCAGAGAAGACAAAACTAGCTTAGATAACGAAGCAGCAGGTGGTTTCAAAGAATCGAAGGATCTAGAAATCATTCGGGAAAAGATTAAGGAACACTTTGATGTAGGTGAAACTGCACCACTTACAGTGCTAGAAATGGCTGAAAAGATCGATGAGCTTGTGAATAAAGTAATCAACCTTGAATCTTCAATGTCTTCTCAGACTGCTCTAATACACAGACTAAGGTCAGAGACTGATGAGCTACAGTCGCAGATTAAGAGCCTTGAAGATGATAAAGCAAACCTGATTGCTGGGAAAACCACTTTGAGTGACAAGCTAAGGTCAGAGACTGATGAGCTACAGTCACAGATTAAGATCCttgaaaatgacaaagcaaaccTGATAGCTGGTAAAACCAGTTTGAGTGACAAACTAAGGTCAGAGACTGACGAGTTACAGTTGCAGATTAAGAACCTTGAAGATGACAAAGCAAACCTGATTGCTGGGAAAACCACTTTGAGTGACAAGCTGGGTCAGATGGAGAATAAGTTGAGAGGACTTCAGGATCTAAATGGCAGATTTGATGATCAAAATAACAGCCTAGAAAGTCATTTTACTGAAACACGCTCTCATCTTGATATCATCTCGAAATCACATGAGGTAAAACCAGATGAAGGTGAGGGAGAGGAATCAATTAAGTCCATAGAAAGTAAAGAGTCCACAGAAAACTTGAATGTGGAGAAAGAGTCGAGTAATATAAGTACCTCCAATCTTACTCAAGATGGAGAGCAAGTCGGTAAAACTGGTATACTAGAGACAAAGGATGAGTCCTCAGTTTCTTCCAAGACAGATGATATACAGCAAAAGGAATCTAACCCAAGCACCATTCATAGTGATCAACCACAAGAAACTTCAAACAAGGAAGAAGAGGTAGAAATTAACGCTCAGGCAACTCAAATGCAGCAGCCTGCCATTCAGCCAACAGATTCTCCAAGTACTCCTCAAGGGGTTGAACCAAGAGAATTGGTGAGCATGCCGAAAGATGAGCCAAATGAACCTCTATTGGAGCAACCATCAGAAGagataagaaaagaagaagatgagCCAGATTGGCACAAGTTATTCACCACTGGTTTAGAGGGAAAGGAAAAAGTTCTTTTAGCAGAATACACCGTCACTCTTCGAAACTACAAGGAAATCAAGAAGAAGCTTTGCGAAGTAGAGAAGAAAAATGAACATAATTTCTCAGAGATGAAGAGTTCTCTTGCTACAAAGGATGAAGAGATCTACTCGTTACGTCAGAAATTGAGTGTTCTACAAAGAAGGTTGGAGGAACATAATAGTTCAAAAGGGAAATACGTGGAGCCTGCTGAAGAGCCATCACCTCTCTTTGAAGATGAGGATGATATAAAGGTTATAGTTCGTAGTGAAGAACAAGAGATCTCACCAGTTGAACAGAAACTACGGACAGAAATGGATCAGATTCTTGAGGAAAATCTGGATTTCTGGATGAGGTTCAGTGCTTCATTTGGGCAAATCCAAAAGTTCCAGAACGGAGTTCAAGATTTGCAGGACGAATTAGCAAAACTTGAGAAGAAACACGAAAAGAAAGAAGGGAGTAGCCACGGGGATATTCACTCGTCTCTGAAATCAGAAGTCAGGCCAATATACAAGCACCTGAGGGAGATACAGACAGAGTTAACTGTCTGGTTGGAGCAAAGTGAAAGTCTGAAAGAAGAGCTACAGAGAAGATTTTCACAGTTGTGCCACATTCAAGAAGAAATAAAGCATGCTCTAAGTGATGGTGCCGAAGATGATGACATGAAATTTACCAGTTTTCAAGCTGCAAAATTCCAAGGAGAGGTAGCAAATATGCAACAAGAGAATAACAAGGTTGCTGATGAACTGCAAGCCGGTATGGATTATATAACCAGTCTCCAACTTGAAATAGAGCGTACCATAACCAGGTTGAATGAAGAGCTAGGGTTTTCAACCTCACGAAATCCAAGTGGAAATGAGAGGTCTGGAAACAGGGCTCGAGTGCCATTAAGATCATTTATTTTTGGGGTTAAACCACAGAAGAAAAAGCAATCAATATTTTCCTGCATGCACCCAGGAATGATGAATCGAAGATACCATCACCTAAGAGCTGATAAGTCGCCTTAG